The following are encoded together in the Terriglobales bacterium genome:
- a CDS encoding cytochrome c maturation protein CcmE codes for MLQSSASSRYVRFGAAISIIVLSLGYLAYTGVQESKSYYVTIDELKQMDDSRYTKRLRVAGNVQPGSIKRQGTRVEFVLLEENHTLPVVYKGTEAPPDTFKDDSQALVEGHLDREGVFRANHLQAKCASKYAPAPGQPGAPQAQPTTPAPAGS; via the coding sequence ATGCTGCAATCTTCCGCATCCAGCCGCTACGTCCGCTTCGGCGCCGCTATCTCCATCATCGTGCTCTCGCTCGGTTACCTCGCTTATACCGGCGTGCAGGAGTCGAAGAGCTACTACGTGACCATCGACGAGCTCAAGCAGATGGACGACAGCCGCTACACCAAGCGCTTGCGTGTGGCCGGCAACGTTCAGCCGGGCTCCATCAAGCGTCAGGGTACGCGCGTGGAGTTTGTGCTGCTGGAAGAAAATCACACCCTGCCGGTAGTCTACAAAGGCACCGAAGCGCCGCCGGATACGTTCAAAGATGACTCGCAGGCGCTGGTCGAAGGCCACCTCGACCGGGAAGGCGTCTTCCGCGCCAACCACCTGCAGGCCAAGTGCGCCTCCAAGTACGCTCCCGCTCCGGGCCAGCCGGGCGCGCCGCAAGCCCAGCCGACGACACCCGCGCCAGCCGGTTCGTAG